The Venturia canescens isolate UGA chromosome 7, ASM1945775v1, whole genome shotgun sequence genome segment CACAAGTCCAGAACCATTGAGAATAACTCTTGATATTTCGGACAACGAATCTACCGACGAGACCAATTTAAATTTGACAGATGAAAATTCTCTGCTGCGTCAGGAGATTGAGAAATTACAAAATGAATTGATTGTCACTAGCCACATTGAGAAATCAATCGAGAGCGAGAACGGTgggtttcgagaaaaatttgaTACTCTTCGCCGAGAGTACGAATACCGATTGGCACAACAAAAATTAGAGATGGAAAGACTGATCGAAAGGTCCGTCGATGGAGAAACCAAAAGATCTCTTCGTGCTgccaaaaaaattctctccgATAAAACAGAAAGCATGAGGAAACAACGCACCGATCATCAAAAAGAAATTGATGCTctcagagaaaaaataaaactctaTGACAAAGAGGCCAGTGAGAGTTCAAGGAAATTAAATGAAACTCAAACAGCACTGGAACGATGTCGTTTGGAACTCAATGCTACAAGATTGGATCTGGAACAGCACAGAGCTAGAGCGCTCAAAACTCtacaggaaaaagaaaaactcatTGCCGAATTAAGAAACGACTCGAGAGCTGGCTCGGATGACAACACTATGATCATGGAATTGAATCAATTGAGGTGAATTTGAAATAGCTTAACGGAAATCAGCTAGAAATTATCATAGTTAATTGGGGAAGAACAATTCATTGGGATTGTAGGCATAATTCATGCCTTTGCATGCACTAAACAAGATATTTGAGAACATCTTGAGGACCACTGTCCTTGGGGATAATTAATGCAAATTTTAAAAAGGTTATTAGAATAAATTACCAACGCGATCAATGACATACACAGAACTAATGACCAGTTATACCAAATATTATATTGGAGAATAATTcgtttgaaataataatatattcaGCTTTAACTAACGAAGCAATAATTTGTCCGCGCTGtgtgaaaacttgaaaaattatatttttacttgTAGACAAGAATGCGAAGTGTTAAGAGAAGAAAATCAACAAGTACGGGAACAATTACGATTATCGCGCGAGGAATTGATGAACGTGGatttgaaaatcgaagaaacgaGTCGTAAAGCAATTGAAGCGACGAGAGAAACTCATGAAATAGTATCAGTTGAGCGTCAAAGGCGAATCGAAGCTGAGGAAGAAGCACAACATCATTTGGAGGTTATTGTCTCAACGGatttccccccccccttctTTTAAATTTAACTTCATTTAATCAGAATTTAATCCTGTATGCAAATTTGATTTTATCTTCGTCAGGAAGTGAGAAATTTACGGGATGAATTGGAAACGCAACTAAACAACTGGTCgacgaaatatcgaaaacaaGAAACGGAGATAACGCGATTACGGTCGCAGCTTTCTGCAGCTTCGACACCCTCTAGCGCGGTCGAGTCGAGGCTTTCAAGTCTAACGCAAACTTTGGTTTCGAAGCAGCAAGCACTGGAGAGTTTaacgactgaaaaaaatgcgCTGAGATTGCAGCTCGAAAAAATGGAGgtacgaaatcgaaaatactATAAAACGATTTTCGCCGTAATTTCCTAACCAAACAATACCCAATTTTCCTTCCCATTAGCTTGAATACCGGAAGATCGTAGCGAgttcgagaaaaaattgttacaaCAGTGTCAACGACACGGACGACGCAAAAGCTCAAATACCGACCTTTTTCTTGGAGAGTCCGTTCGACACCGGTGTCGCAAGACGCGTTAAAAGGGCTTATTCGACTCTCGACGCGATAAGCGTTCGAACTGGAGTTTTCCTTCGTCGTTATCCGCTTGCAAGGATTTTCGTCATTATTTACATGGTGAGTCGTGACATAAACTACGAAATTCTACTGCGAGTAAATGTGACGTATCAAAGTGtagaacgataaaaataacatttttcttcacacTTTCAGGCTTTGTTACAATTCTGGGTTGTGGTAGTGCTTTTTTCCCAATCACCGGAAGCCCACTGAGATGTGGCAAAGCGTTTTCAAGTATcttatataaatatgtataaataACGAGACACGATTATCGTAAGACccaatattttcgtttttttgattgtattttttattgtacaaGAGTTTATTAGTAATACTTCGAAGGTTCTGGCTGTGAATCCTCTCAAGTCGTTGACTCGCATAGGAAAACaggcaataaataaataaatcgatttCTAATAAAACGTTAAATAATCTTACTGTCCTTAATaattattcatatttattataattattatgaacTAGAAGACTCAGAAAAGTCGAATTTTATAATTGGAGTTGACGAAGTCGAGATCACGTTACTTAGGCGCGCGCGTTCAGCTAACCGagatatgaaaaaacgaacgtGAAAGCACGTtcgaacatattttttcccacTCCTACGGCTCACACCGAtcgattgtgaaatttttctgaCTCCACTGCAAAGTCCACTTTTCATCAGCACTTTAAAAACCTCTAAATCAAAAGTTCATGTCATCGTTATCGCTTTTTTCACTcttataaaaaacaaactttgAAGGATCATgtctttgtcattttttttactcgatctttccaaaaacatttttatcgctTAGCGCTTTGATATGCAGAGGCCTAAGACcctttattttaataaaaaacaaataaaaagtgacatttcgattGGATTCACCAGAACGAAACGTGCATTCAcattattcaaaatttctattcaaatCATCATTTCTTGTCCTGGATTTGGAAACCTATGCAACATCTATTCAGAACCAATCCACTTTTGAACCATCACAAAGCGTGATTGAcaaattttctcgaaataaaGTTCTTCATTCTATGATTGGTGAATCCATCACGTTCTTTCTCGTTACTGAGTAACGTTTTTTCCCCcccaaaaaaatacgattctatTCGAGGCATTGTTCCTTTTGTTTCGTATACGTTTAATCGTACGCacgatttgaatttttgacttATAAAATATGAAGTCTTTACAATATTGCCGTAAAATCGTAGATTATCACGAGATCAATTCTAATTCATGAAATTACTAGAAGAATTAATAAACAGGCTTGAAgaataaaagatttttaatcTTCGATAATACTTTGAGTGATCGCAACTTTTTTGTTCTACTTCTGCTCTTTgttagtgtttttttttctttttcatttacgTGGTAGAAAATCCTAAAGTACCTGCGATTATCACACTATCGCGATCGACACTATTCGACGATCGACTCAATTGCTTTTCggttcacgttttttttccattttgatGTTCTTGAAAGACGAACTATAAATAACTACGCCTAGTAGAAATGGTCATATTACTAAATATTTATACGTTAGACTCGTCGCATCATTTTGTGGTTACAGGACTTCGACTCTTTGCTCCAAAAAAAAGAGATACCGAAGTCGACATGTTTGTCGACAATGATCTGATAAATGCacacaaattttatgaaacttATCCAGACACGAAATTCCATTCGTGATTTCTTCGGTTCGGATACATTACGACTTTAATAGAGACAGTGCGAACGTTTGGAATCCAAAAATAGAGTTTAAAATTATCGATATTTGAACCTTTGACCACAAACATTCACATATTTGCTTTTTTACTCGTGTACGTTTGCTGTCTATTTCAATGTGTCAACACGTAAATCTAAATACATTCTCTCGAATTAAACGATACAAGGATTCTTGAAATATGATTGAATCTTTCAGAAAATTCATTAATCGTGATTTGCTTTCGGCGATCGCTCGCTTCATTGTACTCCAAACTCTTTATCGATATAATTATACACTTGTTCATGCAAATCTTCTTCGAAATAggccaaaatttttaaaatctctAGTCGAATATACCGCGTGGTGTTACTTTTGAATTCTTATACTACACACGTGAATTTTGACGAATTCTAAACGtttcgttttcatttcttattttgaaaaatgtttttttctcgtttacgGGGAGAAAAATGGGAGCTTATTAAATGTGGATACGAAAGTCGTCAAGAATAACAGTGGCCTTGAACTTTGCATCGACTGCTTCTGGTATTTCTGTTTTCGGGGGTCAAAAATCGTGGCTAATTTTAGTAGCTCGGAGAAACTAGAGAATTTTCGAGCACtgttagaaaaataattgaaaattcttgtgATGCAAATTTCAATACGACAAATTACCCTCTAAATTACGATTTACAATTGTCACGTGGCAAATTCCCAtgtttctcgctctctcactctcgctcTTTGCAGCagttattgaaaaacattttcatacACGCAACCACACTCGCGCACGTTGAGCCCGGACGTTTTGCTCCTGCTTCTCAAGCACAAAATATCTCCCCCGACGACGGAATCCGTCGAGCACGaattttggtctttttcgcCGGGGACAAACGATCGGACCATTCGTTTATTggcgtttgaaaaaatcactgAGAAAGAGAATTGACTGGAGTCACTGAACCGCCATGCCTGGAGATTGAGTCTCTTGCTCCAGGGCCTTCTTCGACGCACTCGAACTATCTTCATCATTGGAATTCTCGTCTCGCAACGTTTCAACATCCGTTCCTGTGGGGGATCTCGCCCAGGACGATTTTTCGatgctcgtcgtcgtcgtcgtcgaggaAACTTTCTCCATTCGTTTCGCCTCGTCGCCCAACGGGGATTCCCCGGTTCTCGAATTCTTCACTCTGTTTTCGGGACTGTTTAAAACCGAATCGacaaaatttcgagtttcGAGCTTCAGAGCCTCCACCTTTTTCTCCAGAATGTAGTTTCTTCTCACCAATTCGAGAGTTCTCGCTACGATGTTCAGCAAACCTGATAACAAAATAACACatgaaaactcgaaaattttaaggtCCTTTTTCATTGCTTCACGAATTCACGATCGTCGACCCCAAAACTCGGCGTGCTCGAGACTCacgtgaataaatatttttcgaaacttcTTCATTTCCTCTAACAATTGAACGACACAAAAAAGTCGATGATGAAATTAAACTGCATCGAAATACTTGGTTGGAGAGAAATTCCACGATGAAAATGGggatttccaatttcgtcgaATTCCTTCTGCCTAAATGCCATAAATTTATTCCAAATTTGTCGATTTCAATGAACAAATACGTACCAGCTCGACGCTTCAGTAGAACCCAGTGTTCTTCTCGCTGAATTGGAATTTTAGCGGAATAGGAAATTCCCAAATGATTATTATCGCAGTTGGAGTGACTCTCGGCACCCGAAATGGAGATTGAACAGGAGGACGGTGTCGGCTGATGGGGCGAGTTCGGCCCACCGTGCGCGAACGACATCTGTCGCGCTTTGAGGCTTCGATACTTTTCGACAAGTCCAACCGCGACGTGACTTCTTTGTCTTCGCCTCGTGTATGGATGTGCAGCATCTGTTCGCGGCATCGGAAAATCCGCCATGCAGACGACGGGAGccattttttcgatgtttccCCGTTACTTTCTCGGTGTCTGAAAAATTCGATGGAAATACGGTATTAATAtaagaaagggaaaaatgagGGGGTCGTTGACGTTCGATGAGACATTCCTGCGATtaggtgaaagaaaaaagttccgTCTTGAcagagaaacattttttttgcaatattttcgataacaaaaaaaatattgaaacagtttttatttttcgaaggaAAAGTTCGTTTATTGACCACTGCactgatgaaaaatgaatttttcacttccctCGTGGATGGGgattcgagtgaaaaaaaaataataataaaacgcgtttgaaaattctcgtgTTGAACGAAATCGTCGAGGGAATAAACACGAAAGCCGATTTGACCTTGGAGGAAGGAGCTCCGCTTATTGCTCTTTGTGCACCGTGGCACGTGTCTCTGCGAAGGGACGCGCTCGAACGTTATTCCGGCTGCAATCTTCGATAGTGTTTGCGTAGCCCCGGAGGCACAGATAAATACGAGGCACGTAGAAACTTGAACGAGCAATTTCAATGTACTCCGTCTCCAAAAGTTTCCTGCTTTTCCGTTTATCGTGATAAGTGAAAAGGAATCGAACAAGTGGCGCCATCACGCGTAAGAAAGTATTCGGATTGAGGTTATGTGCCGGAAcaaaagaacaaaaagtgtCGATCGAAACGAACATTGACCGGCATTTTTTCCCCACGACGTcaaagtgaagaaaatttttattctgatAATAGTGTCGACGCACGTGTaacgaataaatatttaaaaaaagagaTTAAAATCGATAATCGACCTTAATCGTAATTTCAAGAGCAATTATCTTATCATGCGGATGTTGAAAGGCGTCGTGAAAATAAGTTTCATCAAGCGTTCATTTATCCCTGAATCGCGATGAACGATAAAAACAgactttttcaaaacaaacTTATCCGATAATGATCCGAgtgtaatttttcttcgaattgcTCGTGGTCCGCCCGACACGTGCGGCGCGAGATTGTTTGGCAATACGCGAACCTCTTTTCGCAGTAAATCGAACCTTGAAAACGATCGAAAGAAATGACACACTTGTTTACTCAGATTTTAATCAACGAATCGGGACTCTCTCCTTCGGGAGTTTTCATACTGGAACTGAATTTGTGATGAAAAACTTTCTGTTCAGTCTGGTTTTTCGAGcatcaaaaataataaagtttGGTCAGAAAAGTAACCGTTGCGCGTTGTACGGCTTCTGCGCACGCGCAGTCCCTCAGTTTGAATTTTGAGGTTAATCGCGACAAAAGTTCACCTTCGTCCGTCGCCACGTTTTAACTATCTTGAGAAAATGAAGATAGGagcgatgaaaataaatttctggTTTAATACGTCACAACTTTGTCATTCATTGATAAATTCATCGATTGTTtgctcgccatttttttttcgaaaatcctcgAGGAATATTCGAAAAGACGGGACTTTCGGCTGTCGCATATCATATTCGTTGCATTTTTTCACgtcttttcttcatattttacaGTTTTATTAATAAACGTTAGCGACAGTATCGTATACCAATTTTGTCGTTATCAAACGAGAAAACGTGAAAAGGTCGCGGTGGCGGCTCAACGCCAGAAAGAGCCGGTGCGGCCCTGTCGCACTTTTCCAGAACGTCAGTTTTATGACGTAGCGTTTCCAAAGGCTCTCACGGAAAAGCCAAAATTTGGGTACGAGTAACgaatgtttttcgatttttttcgtcccaTCGGTCTTTATGGCAAGTATAAATCAATTCAGCATTGAAACCCCATTTTACAAGTGAGGGACGTTTTATGCGAGCTCATAAGACGGTTTACGATCGACGAAGTAAACTGTCAGGTTCAGGTCAATCGCAGACGCAGGAGGTTTCGTACAAAACGGAAAAATGTGTCTCAGTTTTATAATCgaaatgaacgagaaaaatgatcattttcgaattttctattTCGAGAATAATTTGTGTACATTGAAAAAGTACGAATTACAAATGagggaggaaaataaaaataagaaaaattgttcTCGTTCGTTCAATTCGTTGCGACGCTAactttgcaaacttcaacgtcatcGGACAATGCGGAAGTGCGTACAAAAGCGATGCTATTTTCCCCCTTCTCCGTGTCGGCTCGAGGGTGGAAGCGCGTTCGTGAAAGTATCAGAGGCTAAATCGGCAAATAAATGGGTTTTTTTATGAGGGTTTACCGTACAATAAAGTTCGAAACGATAATCAATTGTTCTTTTATTCAGATACATGATTCGGGCGGGAGAGGTTTGATCCATTGTGTTCAGGGTGACAGGTGATGGGCTATTGGTAAAAGAAAAGCCGTCGAAAAAAGTGGGGTTATGTCTATCGACGTATGGCCGAGGTCCCGAAGTGTGAATTAGGAAAAGTccgagcagctcgacgagtcgcTTGTGACGACCGTTATCGTTACacaaacatttaaaaaatcgatagaaaacgaagaaaaagcaCTCGTGAGAGGTTAGCTTCGGAATGAATATCGAACGATTCAATCAGCACATCGCGCACAATGTGAAGAAAACACGTAAAaaccgaaagaaaaatacccgAGTCTATCGCCCACGAACCAAGTCATTTCGTTTCTCTAtcactttaaaaatttcacaatccCGTGCAACACTTCTCGAGATCGtaacctctctctctcgtataCTGACAAAATGGAGGAGACGAACGCAAAAAAGAGGACAAGATTTCGTCGCTCTTTCCACACTAGGAAATGTCTGAGAAAAAATCagatagaaataaaataaacaactttgaaatcttttattttcggCTGTGCACATCACGCGAAGGGAAAGCGTGCCCCTCGCAAGCCTCGAGACAATGGGGTCGACACGTGGGGCTCTCAAACCACGCATATATACAGCGCGACGTTCCTACGTAGAAACAACACTTATAGGACACGACTCCCCCCACTCCCCAACCGCCGAGTACGTGCAGTCGAACCAGTAGCGACTTCTGTACGTGAGCGGAGACAAGTTTCGGCACGTGCATTCAACACTCCTCCATAGATATATGAATCCATGTATCCGCTTAATATACGACTAGTTCTCCCCAAGATCCACCCCTTACATTGAACCCCTCGCGTGCGTATGTAAGTGTACTATATGCATTTATAAATTAATTCGCGTTTATCGCGAATGGGAACGGAAAAGGTAAATACAATAATTATGGGCCTCGTTAAACGGTGTGTTGTTTCGATGTTTATTCTTCGAACGTCGAAAGTTTTATCCCTCGTCTggacttttttgttttgatcTCATTGTTTTTTCTGACTCGACGAATTCGGTGAACGCGAACGAAAAAActgtgaaaatattgaaaaatgctgATTGAGGGACTTTTTTTCAGTTTGTCGTTTCCTTCCGTTtttcgtgaagatttttaggTTAGAATACACTCGAAACTGCGCCTTTCCGAAATTTTAGACCGAGTTTGATCGACCAGAGACACAAATCTCGTCGACGCATGAACTGTGAAGACACTTGAAGAACTTTTCTCAAATATTAGAGCTGCGAAACTGCGAAGCACCGACCAGCACAGTACCGAGACAGCCTGACGATCGATTCGCTTGAAATTTGTTCATCTTTGTTGAATTATCAATTGATGTGATTaggttttcattttcattttgggTTTTTCATTAGGCACAACGCCACGAGAATTGAGTTGACTGAATCGCGTctggtttttctcactcgactAACCGAGGCAgagaaaacaacgaaaaaaactcgtttccGGTGTACAAAATGACGACGTTTCAAGAAAAATTACGTTTCGTAGACGATCTTCGTTGACAGCGTTTTCGAATCGATggagtttgattttttttgcaaacaatCTCGATTATTTGGTTTTTAACCACAATAATAAACTCTCTTCGCACTCTTCCATAGAATCATGGAAAATTGTGAGGAATAatgtgtttattaatttcctcgaaattcatgtgtgtTCGGAGAATCGTCGAACGTTGGTACGAAATTTCCGAGAACCAATTCGGAGCGACGTTTTTTGTGTCCTAAAAATCGACTTTGAATACTGTATTTTTGATAATACACGATCTGGCCGTAACATTTATTTAGATTTAAGGGGGAGTATTCGTCAAGAGGCGAAAAATTGGCTATTTCTTATGTTTTTCTCCTTAAGAAGTTTTTCTCATGTTTAAAAGTTTCCACACATTCTAGTCGATATTTCGAGTGCACATAAAtacttttcattcgaaattaaGGGGTGTACAAGCCAGTCTTCGTGAAAAGACACGTCGGAAGTTGTCAAACTTCTGGCATCCGGGCTGCTTCTCTAATTAGAGACGTAGAAGTTGGAAAACTGAGAaacaaacgaatgaaaaatttcttcaaaacgAACATGAGTACGCGGTAGGTGAAccttaaaaaatcaaatttaccGAGAATTTGTCAGACCAAAATTCCTTAATATCGATTCAGaaa includes the following:
- the Golgin84 gene encoding golgin subfamily A member 5 produces the protein MAWLSGLAGKAETLLNKIDQNTAAVLSTDKNSYDQMSLISSINRSPQRQNVIEADKIIESPKRLTRPVRSDLNMEVSSSPSSSKMQEHEELMTYLNTPSITPSRSVIGIGTGPPTPSSLVVEPSTENSDSISDLVIHSGRTSPEPLRITLDISDNESTDETNLNLTDENSLLRQEIEKLQNELIVTSHIEKSIESENGGFREKFDTLRREYEYRLAQQKLEMERLIERSVDGETKRSLRAAKKILSDKTESMRKQRTDHQKEIDALREKIKLYDKEASESSRKLNETQTALERCRLELNATRLDLEQHRARALKTLQEKEKLIAELRNDSRAGSDDNTMIMELNQLRQECEVLREENQQVREQLRLSREELMNVDLKIEETSRKAIEATRETHEIVSVERQRRIEAEEEAQHHLEEVRNLRDELETQLNNWSTKYRKQETEITRLRSQLSAASTPSSAVESRLSSLTQTLVSKQQALESLTTEKNALRLQLEKMELEYRKIVASSRKNCYNSVNDTDDAKAQIPTFFLESPFDTGVARRVKRAYSTLDAISVRTGVFLRRYPLARIFVIIYMALLQFWVVVVLFSQSPEAH
- the Cipc gene encoding uncharacterized protein Cipc gives rise to the protein MAPVVCMADFPMPRTDAAHPYTRRRQRSHVAVGLVEKYRSLKARQMSFAHGGPNSPHQPTPSSCSISISGAESHSNCDNNHLGISYSAKIPIQREEHWVLLKRRAGLLNIVARTLELVRRNYILEKKVEALKLETRNFVDSVLNSPENRVKNSRTGESPLGDEAKRMEKVSSTTTTTSIEKSSWARSPTGTDVETLRDENSNDEDSSSASKKALEQETQSPGMAVQ